From the genome of Mesorhizobium japonicum MAFF 303099, one region includes:
- a CDS encoding MlrC C-terminal domain-containing protein, with amino-acid sequence MTAQDKSGITKALADLGDRTLAGGPGDGTLILQAALKHPVKLQGAITVNDPETVTQASAAGAGAKIKMHLVGKVTSLYLPFQRCRSIGRTAFNCGVQSSRESDRGTTTITVCAAGHVRAGAWRAVRRCFGALPLLSAPPDK; translated from the coding sequence GTGACTGCGCAGGACAAGAGCGGCATTACCAAGGCGCTCGCCGATCTTGGCGACCGGACGCTGGCCGGCGGGCCGGGGGACGGCACCTTGATCCTGCAGGCCGCACTGAAGCATCCTGTGAAGCTCCAGGGCGCGATCACGGTCAATGATCCGGAAACCGTCACACAGGCATCTGCCGCCGGAGCCGGCGCAAAAATCAAGATGCATCTCGTCGGCAAGGTGACCTCGCTTTATCTGCCCTTCCAGCGGTGTCGATCTATCGGGAGGACTGCTTTCAATTGCGGAGTGCAAAGTAGCCGGGAATCCGATCGCGGCACAACAACGATTACGGTTTGTGCAGCAGGACATGTCAGAGCTGGAGCTTGGAGAGCAGTTCGCCGTTGCTTTGGTGCCCTTCCACTCCTTTCAGCACCTCCTGACAAGTGA
- a CDS encoding reverse transcriptase N-terminal domain-containing protein — MKRLQVRIAKANREGRWGKVQALQRLLTSSHSGKMLAVKRVTENRGKRRWTARYGHPRRPGETAHWWCRTR, encoded by the coding sequence GTGAAACGACTTCAGGTGCGTATCGCCAAGGCAAACCGGGAAGGCAGATGGGGCAAGGTGCAAGCATTGCAACGTCTGCTGACCAGCTCGCATAGCGGGAAGATGTTGGCCGTGAAACGGGTGACGGAGAATCGCGGTAAGAGAAGGTGGACGGCAAGATATGGTCATCCCCGGCGGCCCGGTGAAACGGCGCATTGGTGGTGCAGGACGAGATAA
- a CDS encoding ATP-grasp domain-containing protein: MTRKTLILLEGHPWHNGLLYVQAAQRLGLHPITLSADPAQYDYLATEGIEAIRVDTGNLDALIRECSRLRATYDIAGITCAREAFYATVGKLCRHFDLPGPNPASIERCCDKFTQRQLLAEAGVPIPAYRMAANAAEVESASEEIGLPVIVKPAVGSGSRGVRLCRNVDELAEHTTYLLGEEHIWRSSPRILVEEFAQGPLYGAQIMGNEVIGIEAAGFGPPPHFVYREFTFPALLTDDDHERITNVSLSCLRALGLGWGPTGIEFRWTKRGPVVIEVNPRLAGMPDPQLVQLAYGVDLITEHIKLVIGEEWNLRRRHSQVAAARFLVPERDGTLDWITGDSQAAAVSGVAEVKFYVEPNTLIVRKGDLRDWIGYVIAASPSRARTEAILQRAVDLIDWSITPFSTPGE, encoded by the coding sequence ATGACAAGAAAAACGCTAATCCTGCTTGAAGGCCATCCATGGCATAATGGTCTGCTATACGTCCAAGCGGCCCAGCGTCTTGGTCTTCATCCAATCACCCTGTCGGCTGATCCAGCTCAGTACGACTATCTTGCGACGGAAGGCATTGAGGCAATACGTGTCGACACAGGCAATCTCGATGCACTGATCCGCGAATGTTCCCGGCTCCGTGCGACCTACGACATTGCTGGGATTACGTGCGCCAGAGAGGCGTTCTATGCGACAGTTGGCAAGCTCTGCCGGCATTTCGATCTACCGGGACCGAACCCCGCATCGATTGAACGATGCTGCGATAAATTCACTCAACGTCAGCTCCTCGCGGAGGCCGGCGTTCCAATACCGGCTTATCGCATGGCGGCGAATGCGGCGGAGGTGGAAAGCGCTTCCGAGGAGATCGGCCTGCCGGTGATTGTTAAGCCAGCCGTGGGCAGCGGCAGCAGGGGCGTCCGATTGTGCCGCAACGTCGACGAGTTGGCTGAACATACGACCTATCTGTTGGGCGAGGAGCACATATGGCGGTCTTCGCCGAGGATACTTGTCGAAGAATTCGCACAAGGCCCGCTTTATGGCGCTCAGATAATGGGAAATGAGGTCATAGGGATTGAGGCCGCTGGCTTCGGCCCCCCCCCGCATTTCGTCTATCGTGAGTTCACCTTTCCGGCCCTGCTCACTGATGACGATCATGAGCGTATCACCAATGTTTCGCTGAGCTGTTTGCGAGCTCTCGGCCTTGGCTGGGGGCCAACGGGCATTGAATTCCGGTGGACGAAGCGTGGCCCCGTCGTCATTGAAGTCAATCCGCGACTTGCTGGCATGCCCGATCCTCAACTGGTTCAGCTGGCTTACGGTGTCGATCTCATCACCGAGCACATCAAGCTTGTAATCGGCGAGGAATGGAATTTGCGCAGAAGGCATTCGCAAGTTGCGGCCGCGCGGTTCCTGGTTCCTGAACGCGATGGCACCCTGGATTGGATCACTGGCGACAGTCAGGCCGCTGCTGTATCAGGCGTCGCCGAGGTCAAATTCTATGTTGAACCCAACACGCTGATCGTCAGGAAAGGCGATCTCCGAGACTGGATCGGATATGTCATTGCCGCTTCCCCCAGCCGTGCTCGGACCGAGGCGATACTTCAGCGTGCCGTAGACTTAATCGATTGGTCGATTACACCATTTTCGACCCCTGGCGAATAG
- a CDS encoding IS110-like element ISMlo2 family transposase: MEQIIRIGIDTSKHVFQLHGVNAAEEPVLRKKLRRKEVVALFEKLSPTVVAIEACGGSHHWARLLQSFGHEVKLIPPQYVKPYVKRGKNDTADAEALCEAMSRPTMRFVPVKTAKQQAALMLVGLRDRLIRNRTQLANAIRGYAAEYGLIAARGMCKIEPLLERIAADKMLPDLARELFALHAKEYAQLQTQLKDVDAKLMAWHRAEACSQRLAQIPGVGPIGASLLVMKTPAPETFRSARHFAAWLGLTPKDHSTAGRVRLGVITRAGDEALRSVLVAGATAVIRHVRRGRGAVSPWLVDLLKRKPPKLAAVALANKIARIAWKLMVSGEIYGAKPMPPASARAA; this comes from the coding sequence GTGGAACAAATTATTCGAATTGGCATCGACACGTCAAAGCACGTCTTCCAACTCCATGGTGTGAACGCGGCTGAGGAGCCGGTGCTGCGCAAGAAGCTGAGGCGCAAGGAGGTGGTAGCGTTGTTCGAGAAGCTGTCGCCGACGGTGGTAGCGATCGAAGCGTGCGGGGGCTCGCACCACTGGGCGCGCCTGCTGCAGTCGTTCGGGCACGAGGTGAAGCTGATCCCTCCGCAATATGTCAAACCGTACGTCAAGCGCGGCAAGAACGATACGGCCGATGCCGAAGCGCTGTGCGAGGCGATGAGCCGGCCGACGATGCGGTTTGTGCCGGTCAAGACCGCTAAACAACAGGCGGCATTGATGCTGGTTGGCCTGCGCGACCGGCTGATCCGCAATCGCACGCAGCTCGCCAATGCGATCCGCGGCTATGCGGCAGAATACGGGCTGATCGCTGCCAGGGGGATGTGCAAGATCGAACCGCTGCTCGAGCGTATCGCGGCAGATAAGATGCTACCGGATTTGGCGCGGGAGCTGTTCGCGCTCCATGCCAAGGAATATGCGCAGCTGCAAACACAACTGAAAGACGTCGACGCCAAATTGATGGCTTGGCATCGGGCCGAGGCGTGCAGCCAGCGCCTGGCGCAAATCCCCGGTGTCGGCCCGATCGGTGCGTCGCTACTGGTGATGAAGACGCCGGCACCTGAGACCTTTCGATCGGCCCGACACTTTGCCGCCTGGCTTGGCCTAACGCCGAAGGATCATTCAACTGCCGGCAGGGTCAGGCTCGGTGTGATCACGCGCGCCGGCGACGAAGCCTTGCGCAGCGTGCTGGTGGCCGGGGCTACTGCTGTCATCCGGCATGTCCGACGCGGCCGAGGCGCCGTCTCCCCCTGGCTCGTCGACCTACTCAAGCGCAAGCCGCCGAAACTCGCTGCCGTGGCGCTAGCGAACAAGATCGCGCGCATCGCCTGGAAGCTAATGGTAAGCGGCGAGATCTACGGAGCGAAGCCTATGCCGCCAGCCTCGGCGCGCGCCGCATAG
- a CDS encoding methyltransferase domain-containing protein — translation MAAQQRLRFVQQDMSELELGEQFAVALVPFHSFQHLLTSELQIRALEAVHRHIRPGGRLVLDLVDSHIDILSEKLVPPRSRSPRPSIAEQFELLAA, via the coding sequence ATCGCGGCACAACAACGATTACGGTTTGTGCAGCAGGACATGTCAGAGCTGGAGCTTGGAGAGCAGTTCGCCGTTGCTTTGGTGCCCTTCCACTCCTTTCAGCACCTCCTGACAAGTGAGCTGCAGATCAGAGCATTGGAGGCCGTTCACCGGCATATTCGGCCCGGCGGCCGGCTCGTGCTCGATCTTGTCGACTCCCACATTGACATCCTGTCAGAAAAGCTGGTGCCTCCCCGGTCGCGCTCTCCACGTCCCTCGATCGCAGAGCAGTTCGAACTCCTTGCAGCATGA